In Paenibacillus ihbetae, the following are encoded in one genomic region:
- a CDS encoding sigma-70 family RNA polymerase sigma factor — MNVFQWIEEARQGSAEAQESLVRHYTGMALAVAYDKLQDPHSAEDAVQEAFTEAFANLHKLQDPRRFPGWFKVIVERQCYRDLRRKQLHALPLHEMEVPASDQRSLETVVEKKELIGQLHATIGGLPPGLRIAVQLYYFQGYSLQEISQYLGISLAALKKRLFDARRKLKNTLHVADFVSVFTDLYEGGRRMLHIVNGDSVGDKLKQGNIQGDILVWRELYSFGPVFPKMDEPDYRRTRARYLEQTLGIPQKEYIETCELQEKKLQDYQKYDEVVLWFEHDLFDQTMLAYLLHWFKEKSLGSTKLSLLCIGAYPGIELFRGLGQLSTEQLETLSGTWHAIGEDELALGSMLWEAYTSDRPEKHQRMLEVDSSALPFARDAFEAHLARLPWVGNGLGIIEQTTLEAVADGVHQPYELFRRVGDQLHMLGMGDLEFWYYLARMTEGAAPLLVIDGTAPFPDFKLAVPHFQDRVLQVTSLGHEVLAGKTDYAGNGTIDKWVGGLQVRGKNPSWRWDPERKSVVRMGESDGTTN; from the coding sequence ATGAACGTGTTTCAGTGGATTGAGGAAGCCCGGCAGGGCAGTGCGGAGGCTCAGGAAAGCCTGGTCCGGCATTATACCGGAATGGCGCTGGCCGTAGCCTACGATAAATTGCAGGATCCCCACTCGGCGGAGGATGCCGTGCAGGAGGCCTTTACGGAGGCTTTTGCAAATCTGCATAAGCTGCAGGATCCCCGGCGTTTTCCCGGATGGTTCAAAGTGATCGTTGAACGGCAGTGCTACAGGGACCTGCGCCGCAAGCAGCTTCATGCGTTACCGCTGCATGAGATGGAAGTTCCGGCTTCCGACCAGCGGAGCCTGGAGACGGTTGTGGAAAAAAAAGAACTGATCGGCCAGCTGCATGCCACGATTGGGGGGTTGCCGCCAGGCCTGCGGATCGCAGTCCAGCTCTATTATTTTCAAGGCTACAGCCTGCAGGAGATTTCGCAATATCTGGGCATATCCCTGGCAGCTTTGAAGAAGCGGCTCTTTGATGCCCGGCGGAAGCTGAAGAACACGCTTCATGTAGCCGACTTTGTATCGGTGTTCACCGATCTATATGAGGGAGGCAGGCGTATGCTGCATATTGTCAACGGAGATTCAGTGGGGGATAAGCTGAAGCAAGGGAACATTCAAGGGGATATCCTGGTGTGGAGAGAGCTTTATTCGTTTGGCCCGGTCTTTCCGAAGATGGACGAGCCGGATTATCGCAGAACGAGAGCTCGCTATTTGGAGCAAACGCTCGGGATTCCGCAGAAGGAATATATCGAGACCTGCGAGTTGCAGGAGAAGAAGCTTCAGGATTATCAAAAATATGATGAAGTCGTGCTCTGGTTTGAGCATGACCTGTTTGACCAGACCATGCTGGCCTATTTGCTGCATTGGTTTAAGGAGAAGTCATTGGGAAGTACGAAGCTGAGCCTGCTGTGCATTGGCGCCTATCCGGGCATTGAGCTTTTTCGCGGATTGGGGCAGCTCAGCACGGAGCAGCTCGAGACTTTATCGGGCACATGGCACGCGATTGGAGAAGACGAGCTTGCGCTCGGCAGCATGTTGTGGGAAGCCTATACCTCGGATCGGCCAGAGAAACATCAGCGCATGCTGGAGGTGGATTCCTCGGCACTGCCTTTTGCAAGGGATGCATTCGAGGCCCATCTTGCCCGGCTGCCCTGGGTGGGCAATGGGCTCGGAATCATCGAGCAGACGACGTTAGAGGCTGTAGCGGATGGAGTTCATCAGCCGTATGAGTTGTTCCGAAGGGTAGGAGACCAGCTCCATATGCTCGGCATGGGGGACCTGGAATTCTGGTATTACCTCGCGAGGATGACGGAGGGAGCGGCCCCCTTGCTGGTTATTGACGGCACAGCGCCGTTTCCGGACTTCAAACTGGCTGTACCCCATTTCCAAGATCGGGTGCTGCAAGTGACGAGTTTGGGGCATGAGGTACTAGCCGGCAAGACCGACTATGCTGGCAACGGAACGATCGATAAATGGGTAGGAGGCTTGCAGGTTCGAGGGAAGAATCCGTCATGGCGCTGGGACCCGGAGCGAAAGTCGGTTGTGCGGATGGGCGAATCCGATGGAACAACGAATTGA
- a CDS encoding SDR family oxidoreductase codes for MKRLEDKIALVTGGSRGIGKGIALRLAEEGALVAVHYGTRRDAAEEVVQTIQNQGGRAVALGANLKSVDGAKGLIHSLEEELLRITGDTRFDILVNNAGIGTSSTFEETTEEGLDELLAVNVKAPFFLVQQALPLLRDGGRIVNISSGVTRIAYPHIMAYNITKGAVNTFTLHLAKLLGPRGITVNAVLPGIVDTDVNASWLHTPEGQQHAAEMSALGRIGQPSDIADVVAFLASSDGRWVTGQMVDATGGSHL; via the coding sequence ATGAAACGTTTGGAAGACAAAATTGCATTGGTTACAGGCGGAAGCCGAGGAATCGGCAAAGGAATTGCGCTTCGGCTCGCGGAAGAAGGGGCACTGGTCGCTGTTCATTACGGAACGCGCAGGGATGCAGCGGAGGAGGTTGTCCAGACCATTCAGAATCAGGGCGGGCGGGCTGTCGCCTTAGGCGCCAACCTGAAATCGGTAGACGGAGCCAAAGGGCTTATTCATTCACTGGAAGAGGAGCTGCTTCGCATCACGGGAGACACCCGTTTCGATATTCTGGTGAATAATGCAGGCATCGGAACCTCAAGCACCTTCGAAGAGACGACCGAGGAGGGCCTTGACGAGCTCCTTGCCGTTAATGTGAAGGCTCCGTTCTTCCTCGTCCAACAGGCCCTCCCGCTCCTGCGCGACGGCGGCCGCATCGTCAACATTTCCTCCGGCGTGACGCGGATCGCCTATCCGCATATTATGGCCTACAACATCACAAAGGGAGCGGTCAATACGTTTACCTTGCATCTTGCCAAGCTGCTGGGACCGCGCGGAATTACGGTGAACGCGGTGCTTCCAGGGATTGTGGACACCGACGTGAATGCATCCTGGCTGCATACGCCGGAAGGACAGCAGCATGCCGCGGAGATGTCCGCGCTTGGCCGAATCGGCCAGCCATCCGATATTGCGGATGTCGTAGCGTTTCTGGCATCAAGCGACGGGCGCTGGGTAACGGGACAAATGGTTGACGCAACCGGCGGTTCTCATCTGTAA
- a CDS encoding MerR family transcriptional regulator → MMKISAFAKVSGLSIKALRYYDELGLLKPAHVDEQSGYRYYAEEQLLTVKRIAAYKDQGFTLEQLRPFLEDNIRADAVRDRLSEKMKELQETVQSLQLQLDEVNSRMSRLEHIGTGNPAESFRTRKVPSQRVASIRDQIPRSQLCLLLDEITKYAALQGEEEAGQLIILWHDEAGGNADVADMEVALPITRDIPSNDRVRVYVLPELQTAASLLHHCDPYGYSCPVIPELKAWISSQRLVQSDREPIREIYLTSDKDIYGRKRPAELLIPLLGNAEYDPSIS, encoded by the coding sequence ATGATGAAGATCAGCGCTTTTGCCAAGGTCAGCGGACTGTCCATCAAAGCACTGCGCTATTATGACGAGCTGGGCCTGCTCAAGCCGGCCCACGTGGATGAACAAAGCGGATACCGTTATTACGCCGAGGAGCAGCTTCTGACCGTCAAGCGGATTGCCGCCTACAAAGATCAGGGGTTTACATTGGAACAGCTCAGGCCGTTTTTGGAAGACAATATAAGAGCCGATGCCGTTAGAGACAGGCTTTCCGAGAAAATGAAGGAGCTTCAGGAGACGGTGCAAAGTCTCCAGCTGCAGCTGGATGAGGTCAATAGCAGAATGTCCCGCCTGGAGCACATCGGGACGGGGAATCCCGCGGAATCCTTCCGAACCCGGAAGGTCCCGTCTCAGCGCGTTGCTTCGATTCGTGACCAAATCCCTCGCAGCCAGCTATGCCTCCTGCTCGATGAAATTACGAAATATGCCGCTCTTCAAGGCGAAGAGGAAGCCGGACAGCTTATCATCCTTTGGCATGACGAGGCAGGCGGGAATGCCGATGTGGCAGACATGGAGGTCGCCCTCCCCATAACCAGGGACATACCTTCCAATGACCGGGTGCGTGTGTATGTCCTGCCGGAGCTGCAAACTGCCGCCTCTCTTCTCCATCATTGTGATCCGTACGGCTATAGCTGTCCCGTCATACCCGAGCTCAAGGCATGGATTTCGTCCCAAAGACTCGTTCAATCGGACCGGGAGCCGATCCGCGAAATCTATCTCACTTCGGATAAAGATATTTACGGCAGGAAGCGCCCTGCCGAATTGCTTATTCCCTTGCTAGGTAATGCGGAGTATGACCCTTCCATATCGTGA
- a CDS encoding DUF418 domain-containing protein: MEARFYTIFTFLFGLGFFLFLSRSAVAGGKPRLWLYIRRLVILLLIGFIHQQYQSGEALFHYAIVGLLLLPLYWAPRRVNLGIGAVGFTVAAVMGIKLLTIPFLILLGLAAGQFRLHEAISKGVRLSKLRLVWLLSLIGTVIAIGAMWVTAPPGPMPPFLFTLEGESPSHAMEAAFTLAHIGVVTGPIVSLFYLSSLLMLGHTRIGAKMLRPLQAYGRMALTNYIGQTVFLVGIQRMIWNVSPSTYVVSSLVSLGIVVFQINISNLWMRWFQYGPLEWLWRCGTYWTLVPIRKKTGNPQA, from the coding sequence GTGGAGGCCCGATTCTACACCATCTTCACATTCCTGTTCGGCCTGGGGTTCTTCTTGTTCCTATCCCGAAGCGCTGTAGCAGGAGGAAAGCCAAGGCTCTGGCTGTATATCCGCCGGTTGGTGATTTTGCTGCTGATCGGCTTCATACATCAACAGTATCAATCGGGGGAGGCCCTATTTCATTATGCGATTGTCGGTCTGCTTCTGCTTCCCCTCTATTGGGCGCCAAGGAGAGTTAATCTTGGCATTGGAGCGGTCGGGTTTACAGTTGCGGCCGTCATGGGAATCAAGCTGCTCACCATCCCGTTTCTGATCCTGTTGGGGCTAGCCGCGGGCCAATTCCGATTACACGAAGCGATCAGCAAGGGTGTACGATTGAGTAAGCTGCGCCTGGTTTGGCTGCTTTCATTGATCGGAACCGTCATCGCGATTGGAGCCATGTGGGTGACAGCGCCTCCCGGGCCGATGCCCCCGTTTCTATTTACGCTGGAAGGCGAATCGCCATCACACGCCATGGAAGCAGCCTTCACGCTGGCACACATCGGGGTAGTGACGGGCCCTATCGTATCCTTATTTTATCTAAGCTCGCTCTTAATGCTTGGGCATACCCGCATAGGTGCCAAGATGCTGCGGCCCTTACAGGCATACGGCCGGATGGCGCTTACCAATTACATTGGCCAAACGGTCTTTTTGGTAGGAATTCAGCGCATGATCTGGAACGTATCCCCGAGCACGTATGTCGTCTCCTCGCTCGTTTCCCTAGGGATTGTGGTCTTCCAGATCAACATCAGCAACCTGTGGATGCGTTGGTTCCAATACGGACCTCTGGAATGGTTGTGGCGGTGCGGGACCTATTGGACCCTCGTGCCGATTCGCAAAAAAACAGGAAACCCGCAGGCCTGA
- a CDS encoding ABC transporter permease: MNFPQFAFNNVRRNARQYFAYLLSSSFMVMIFFTYAVFIYHPAIENSPMGAMTRTGMTIATVIVYVFAFLFVLYSISVFLKSRNREFGILTILGAEAKQINWLIFLENTLIGAIAIVTGIASGMLLSKVFLLISTKVIDMDELPFYWPVKAILLTAGAFAALFLVISLFTLLFIRKNQVLELLKGTSKPKTEPKANMFLALLGLILLTIGFTVLRVKELDPIGLMIAAVTGIMGTYFFYSQLSVWVVRMLQRNRRTTWRGTNLLWISEMSYKIKDNARMLFLVTVVVALASMSTGFVLAMQQSIRSVYLDNPYALSYSYSYIADESKTQKELALIENLLQAEGLEYKRAEVETIYYHVSANGENSLHIMPQSQYDRLAAIIKTKPSGTLGQNEALLTETPNAAKKSKGKLTEADIDLSGQPYSFSLENRTDRIAAFVYSGRLLVVTDTVFEELRGGNQEYEISVNHTYPFILPDSPGLPQKDDPETKLGLKLSEWNGSAISEGYIESRAENYYVNKQGFSLFSFIGVFVALIFSISSASFLYFKLHTELSADQAMYRSLSKIGLSAREMNISATIQIAVLFLIPILVAAVQSLVVLGPVLAYLDSPYVRGPVLAASSAFLAAQSIYFLIARARYIKSVNRMMV; the protein is encoded by the coding sequence GTGAACTTTCCTCAATTCGCGTTTAACAACGTCCGGCGGAATGCACGTCAGTATTTTGCCTATCTCTTAAGCAGCTCGTTCATGGTCATGATCTTCTTTACCTATGCGGTATTCATCTATCATCCGGCCATCGAGAATTCGCCTATGGGCGCCATGACGCGTACGGGCATGACGATTGCCACCGTAATCGTGTATGTGTTTGCCTTCTTGTTCGTGCTGTATTCGATCAGCGTCTTTCTGAAGTCGCGGAACCGGGAGTTCGGTATTCTTACGATCCTCGGGGCCGAAGCCAAGCAGATCAATTGGCTGATCTTTCTGGAGAACACGCTCATTGGCGCTATCGCCATTGTAACGGGCATTGCCAGCGGAATGCTGTTATCGAAGGTGTTCTTGCTCATCAGCACTAAAGTAATTGATATGGACGAGCTGCCCTTCTATTGGCCGGTCAAAGCGATTCTGCTGACCGCCGGTGCGTTCGCCGCCCTGTTTCTCGTCATTTCGCTCTTCACCTTGCTGTTTATCCGGAAGAACCAAGTTTTGGAGCTTCTCAAAGGCACCAGCAAACCGAAGACCGAACCGAAAGCCAATATGTTCCTGGCCCTCTTGGGCCTGATCCTGCTGACCATCGGCTTTACCGTCCTTCGCGTCAAGGAGCTAGATCCTATAGGACTGATGATTGCTGCGGTTACCGGCATCATGGGCACTTATTTCTTCTACTCCCAGCTATCCGTCTGGGTCGTTCGCATGCTGCAGCGAAATCGCAGGACCACTTGGAGAGGGACGAACCTGCTATGGATATCCGAAATGAGTTACAAGATCAAGGACAATGCCCGCATGCTGTTTCTGGTCACGGTCGTCGTGGCTCTGGCTTCCATGAGCACCGGCTTCGTGCTGGCCATGCAGCAATCGATACGATCGGTATATTTGGATAACCCGTATGCGCTTAGTTACAGCTACAGCTATATCGCCGACGAGTCGAAAACGCAGAAAGAACTGGCCCTGATTGAAAATCTTCTGCAGGCAGAAGGGCTGGAGTATAAACGGGCGGAGGTCGAAACCATCTACTATCACGTATCAGCGAATGGGGAGAACTCCTTACACATCATGCCGCAATCCCAATACGACCGTTTGGCTGCCATCATAAAGACCAAGCCGTCCGGAACGCTCGGCCAGAATGAAGCCTTATTGACGGAAACCCCGAATGCAGCGAAGAAGAGTAAGGGGAAGCTAACGGAAGCGGATATCGATTTATCCGGTCAGCCCTACTCTTTCAGTTTGGAGAACCGCACAGACCGGATTGCGGCTTTTGTATATAGCGGCAGATTGCTGGTCGTTACGGACACTGTATTTGAAGAGCTGCGGGGCGGAAATCAAGAATATGAAATCAGCGTGAATCACACGTATCCGTTTATTCTTCCCGATTCCCCAGGGCTCCCCCAGAAGGACGATCCTGAAACCAAGCTCGGCCTGAAGCTGTCGGAATGGAACGGAAGTGCAATCAGTGAAGGTTATATAGAATCCAGAGCGGAGAACTATTATGTCAATAAACAAGGATTTTCGTTATTCAGCTTTATCGGGGTGTTTGTCGCCTTGATCTTCTCGATCTCATCCGCGAGCTTCCTGTATTTCAAATTGCACACGGAGCTTTCGGCTGACCAAGCGATGTACCGTTCCCTGTCCAAGATCGGACTCAGCGCCCGGGAGATGAACATCTCCGCAACGATTCAGATTGCCGTGCTGTTCCTTATCCCGATCCTGGTTGCAGCCGTGCAGTCCTTGGTTGTGCTCGGTCCGGTTCTTGCATACCTGGATTCTCCTTATGTAAGAGGTCCTGTATTGGCGGCTTCATCGGCATTCCTGGCTGCCCAGTCGATCTATTTCCTGATCGCCCGAGCCCGTTACATCAAGTCTGTGAATAGGATGATGGTGTAA
- a CDS encoding ABC transporter ATP-binding protein produces MAILEVTALNKVYTGKVATQALTDIHLTIEEGEFVGIMGPSGSGKTTLLNMVSTIDRPSSGEVKIGEKNPYTMKKGELAHFRRRQLGFVFQDFNLLDTLTVAENIVLPLTLDRRPLKDMEKLLQQTASRLGIREILNKRVYEISGGQRQRTAIARAIIGSPLLLLADEPTGALDSNSSRIVMESLAEINERDRTTLMLVTHDPLAASYCNRIVFIKDGKLAAEIHRGENRQSFFQKIIDTLSFWGGNTSELSSIRV; encoded by the coding sequence ATGGCTATTCTTGAAGTCACAGCATTAAACAAAGTATATACGGGCAAAGTGGCGACACAAGCCCTTACCGATATTCACCTCACCATCGAAGAAGGGGAATTCGTCGGCATCATGGGCCCTTCGGGCAGCGGCAAAACCACGCTGCTCAACATGGTATCCACCATCGATCGGCCAAGCTCCGGCGAGGTCAAAATCGGGGAGAAGAATCCGTACACCATGAAAAAAGGCGAGCTTGCCCACTTCCGCCGGAGACAGCTCGGCTTCGTATTCCAGGATTTCAATCTGCTTGATACGTTAACGGTTGCCGAGAATATCGTGCTTCCGCTGACGCTGGACCGCCGTCCGCTCAAGGACATGGAGAAGCTGCTGCAGCAAACCGCTTCGCGGCTTGGCATCCGCGAGATTCTCAATAAACGCGTATACGAGATTTCAGGGGGCCAAAGGCAGCGTACCGCGATTGCCAGAGCGATTATCGGCTCGCCTCTGCTGCTCCTTGCGGATGAGCCGACAGGAGCACTCGACTCGAACTCCTCGCGGATTGTGATGGAGTCGCTCGCCGAGATCAATGAACGGGACCGTACCACATTGATGCTGGTGACGCACGATCCTTTGGCCGCAAGCTATTGCAATCGCATCGTCTTTATTAAGGACGGCAAGCTTGCCGCCGAAATTCACCGCGGCGAGAACCGGCAGTCCTTTTTCCAAAAAATCATCGATACGCTATCGTTCTGGGGAGGGAATACAAGTGAACTTTCCTCAATTCGCGTTTAA
- a CDS encoding sensor histidine kinase, which produces MRLFLREHLPLILFFTVQMLLVPLLYWLAGEGRPFAIVLYGILLSSVVLLAYLAYRYLSHRTMYRELSSGDLSEEFSNPPLGEAPLPEAMHERISHYERLYREQLYRHQSQTDQHLAFMNRWVHQMKTPLSVIQLTLDEVGETPAEHIREELERIRKGLEMVLYTARLDRFEQDFAVEAIRLRNTVSESVVENRKLFIRKGISPVFHIDDQTSVYTDAKWFRFMLGQILTNAVNYSGSPGKKIHLTAEASGAFVKLHIRDEGIGIAPEDINRVFHPYFTGERGRQYHESTGMGLYLVREIAHKLDHSVELESTLGEGTTVTLTLRRAENQDTSRA; this is translated from the coding sequence ATGAGACTGTTTCTGCGGGAGCATCTCCCGCTCATTCTGTTCTTTACCGTACAAATGCTGCTTGTCCCCCTTCTGTACTGGCTCGCCGGGGAGGGCAGGCCCTTTGCCATCGTGCTGTACGGGATCCTGCTGAGCAGCGTCGTGCTGCTCGCTTATCTTGCGTACCGCTATCTTTCCCACCGCACGATGTATCGGGAGCTTTCTTCCGGGGACCTTTCCGAGGAGTTCTCCAACCCTCCCTTGGGTGAAGCGCCCCTGCCGGAAGCGATGCATGAGCGGATCAGCCATTATGAACGTTTATATCGCGAGCAGCTGTACCGGCATCAAAGCCAGACAGACCAGCATCTCGCCTTCATGAACCGCTGGGTGCATCAAATGAAGACCCCGCTGTCCGTCATTCAGCTTACCCTCGATGAAGTCGGTGAAACACCTGCCGAGCATATACGGGAAGAGCTCGAACGGATACGCAAAGGCCTGGAAATGGTGCTGTACACCGCCCGTCTGGACCGGTTCGAGCAGGATTTCGCGGTAGAGGCCATCAGACTCCGCAACACGGTAAGCGAATCGGTCGTCGAGAATCGCAAGCTGTTCATACGCAAAGGCATTTCGCCGGTGTTCCATATCGATGATCAGACTTCCGTCTATACGGATGCCAAATGGTTCAGGTTCATGCTGGGTCAGATTCTGACGAATGCCGTGAACTACTCGGGCAGCCCCGGCAAGAAGATTCATTTGACAGCCGAAGCGTCAGGAGCATTCGTTAAGCTGCACATACGCGATGAAGGGATCGGCATCGCACCGGAGGATATCAACCGGGTGTTCCACCCCTACTTCACCGGTGAGCGCGGCCGGCAATACCATGAATCCACCGGCATGGGTCTTTATCTAGTTCGTGAAATCGCCCATAAGCTTGATCATTCCGTAGAACTGGAATCCACGCTCGGTGAAGGAACCACCGTCACCTTGACGCTGCGCCGAGCCGAAAACCAAGACACATCACGAGCCTAG
- a CDS encoding response regulator transcription factor yields the protein MYTILIVEDDERIADKLRSAISKYDYNVRIIDDFSRVTDIFADTKPDLVLLDVNLPKYDGFYWCRQIRTQSHCPIIFISARDSGMDQIMALENGADDYITKPFDMELVLAKIRSHLRRAVGAYAAGQEEEHTIEGAGLILYPERFVVVYGDRSAELTQKEAALLTMLMEKEGRVVSRERLLDLMWEGQHFIDDNTLNVYITRVRRKLRELDAGDLIETVRGAGYRFTPGREPL from the coding sequence ATGTACACCATTCTGATCGTGGAAGACGATGAACGCATCGCGGATAAATTAAGATCGGCCATCTCCAAATATGATTACAACGTACGCATCATTGATGATTTCAGCCGAGTCACGGACATTTTTGCGGATACGAAGCCGGATCTGGTGCTGCTGGATGTTAATCTGCCGAAATACGACGGGTTCTACTGGTGCCGGCAAATCCGTACCCAATCCCACTGTCCGATTATTTTCATCTCGGCACGCGACAGCGGCATGGATCAAATCATGGCGCTGGAAAACGGGGCTGACGACTACATTACGAAGCCGTTCGACATGGAGCTGGTGCTGGCCAAAATCCGCAGCCACCTGCGCCGTGCGGTCGGCGCCTATGCCGCTGGCCAAGAGGAGGAGCATACCATCGAAGGCGCCGGTCTCATCCTGTATCCTGAGCGATTCGTGGTGGTCTATGGAGACCGGTCAGCCGAGCTTACCCAGAAGGAAGCGGCCCTGCTGACGATGCTGATGGAGAAGGAAGGCCGCGTGGTCAGCCGTGAACGGCTGCTGGATCTGATGTGGGAGGGTCAGCATTTCATTGATGACAATACGTTAAATGTTTATATCACGCGGGTTCGCCGGAAGCTTCGCGAGCTGGACGCCGGTGACCTCATCGAGACCGTTCGGGGAGCAGGCTACCGGTTTACGCCCGGCAGGGAGCCCTTATGA
- a CDS encoding Ger(x)C family spore germination protein, which translates to MNRRVRQWLSIAAAMLLVLNTGCWSSQEIEDLSIVVGLGLDVASESRFERDIATQGGSYPKRNVLTATVQIVPPISGRGQRQGQGGSGGSQGSSSAYLNEKLTGDSLIQIFRQFSVRRDRPLIGDHLKVIVVASELAKKYSLEQIFDFILRDNAIRPSCLVVVSHRAAIEALSSTEPGEVPAFYLTGLVDNRSRSNKILPPVTLIKLDSTMQSGTSFLLQNVVTSQGEHKFSGAAIIKGSSKKWIGELTQFDVEGLSWIRGEARGGALKAYAPGGYTVSYEIEDSSSKIIPRVKDGEVSFHIKMESEGRLIEDWSFPEIPSTEAYLKEMEKVFEKQASKQIDQVLHKMQHVYHADVGGFGEQLRIKHPKLWKKIKDQWDDTFSRIPITYEFKIKITDAGSSTD; encoded by the coding sequence ATGAACAGACGGGTCCGCCAATGGCTGAGTATCGCTGCTGCCATGCTGCTCGTCCTTAATACCGGATGCTGGAGCAGCCAGGAAATTGAAGACTTGAGCATTGTTGTGGGACTTGGGCTGGATGTCGCCAGCGAATCCCGATTCGAACGCGATATCGCTACGCAAGGAGGGTCATACCCTAAGAGGAATGTGCTAACCGCAACGGTACAGATTGTTCCACCTATCTCAGGTCGTGGCCAGAGGCAGGGCCAAGGCGGCTCAGGCGGGTCGCAAGGGTCCAGCTCGGCCTATTTAAACGAGAAGCTGACGGGGGATTCCTTGATTCAAATTTTTCGCCAGTTCTCGGTTCGGAGAGACCGCCCGCTGATCGGAGACCATCTCAAGGTAATCGTCGTTGCATCCGAATTGGCAAAAAAGTACAGCCTGGAGCAAATCTTCGATTTCATCCTGCGCGATAACGCCATACGTCCCAGCTGTCTTGTCGTGGTAAGCCACCGGGCCGCAATCGAGGCATTGAGCTCGACCGAGCCCGGGGAAGTCCCCGCCTTCTATCTGACGGGACTCGTCGATAACCGGAGCCGGTCCAACAAAATTCTTCCTCCGGTGACCTTGATCAAGCTGGACAGCACCATGCAGTCGGGCACCAGCTTTCTGCTGCAAAATGTGGTTACATCGCAAGGGGAACACAAGTTTTCGGGGGCTGCCATTATTAAAGGCAGCTCCAAGAAGTGGATCGGGGAATTAACCCAGTTCGACGTGGAAGGCTTGTCCTGGATCAGAGGGGAAGCCCGGGGCGGAGCGCTTAAGGCCTACGCGCCAGGCGGGTATACGGTATCCTATGAAATAGAGGATTCCAGCAGCAAGATCATTCCCAGGGTTAAGGATGGCGAGGTTTCCTTTCATATTAAGATGGAATCGGAGGGGCGATTAATTGAGGACTGGAGTTTTCCGGAGATCCCCTCCACCGAGGCCTATCTTAAAGAGATGGAGAAGGTGTTCGAGAAGCAAGCCTCCAAGCAAATCGACCAGGTGCTCCATAAGATGCAGCATGTTTACCATGCGGACGTTGGAGGATTCGGTGAGCAGCTTCGAATTAAGCACCCAAAGCTGTGGAAGAAGATCAAGGATCAGTGGGATGATACCTTTAGCCGCATCCCGATCACCTATGAGTTCAAGATCAAGATAACGGATGCCGGATCATCCACGGATTGA